GCGAAACACCTATATTCGCAACACTGATACCGGGGCCCTAAAAAACTATGAAGATGCTGTTATTGCGGGTTGGGTCGGTAATGCAATCTATTATTACAATGGGGTCTTATATGACTTTATCATGTACACAGATGCAAAACTCAAAATATGGCAGGGATATTGGGTTGAGGTATTACAAAATTCGCACTTTGAGATAATTATATATAAACCATGAATACTTCCAATCGCACCCTGGTTAACCCCACCCTCACTCCTTCGCATCCGCTCAGGACAGGCCTGAGAGAAATCGAAAGGGTATTTTCGGATGATACATTGATGAAAATTCCGGATTGTGATAATGTATTTCGTTAAGTGCTTAATATTGCGAGCGATTCAAATAATACGTAAGGAGAAACAGATGAAGGTTACCCGGTTTATTGCATTATCTATCTTGATAATTTTCTCTGCTGTTTTGTTTGTTCCATCACAATCTAAAGCAGAAGAAAATCCCATGAGGACTGTCTTCATGGACACATTTTATGGCATGGCTGCAGGGACACTGATTTCTTCAGCCATTACACTGACACAGAAGGACCAGAACTGGGGTAGTACTGTAGGTACCGGGGCTGCTATAGGAGGCATCGCAGGTGCACTCTTCGGTATCTTTACAGAAATAAGATATGCTGCAACTGTAGATGAAGGGAAATTGTATGTCAGCTTACCAACTATCAGTATAACCGCTGATAATAAAGCAGGAGGTCAACCACTTTACACAGCCGGGATCTTTAAGTATAAGTTTTGAGCTGTAGCCCACCGATAGACTAACATGATTCCATTAAAAGATGATAATCCAGCCGTCAGCTTTCCTATCGTAACAATAAGTCTCATTGTTTTAAACATCATCATCTTCTTCTATGAGCTATCTCTTGGGCCGCAATTTTCAGCCTTCTTAGATGCATACGGGGCAAAACCTTTATATGTCCTCAAGATGGCATCGCCGCCTGGTCTCCCTTCCCCGCATATAACTATCTTTTCATCCATGTTTCTACATGGCAGTTTTTTTCACGTTGCAGGTAATATGCTCTATCTCTGGATATTCGGGAACAACATTGAAGATTCAATGGGACATTTTAAATTCATTGTCTTTTATCTTATCAGCGGAGTAATTGCGGTCTATATTTTCGCCTTTATGAACCCGAGTTCCACTATCCCTATGATAGGCGCCAGTGGTGCCGTATCTGGCGTCCTTGGCGCATACCTTGTATTATTTCCACGGGCCAAAGTTCATACCCTGATACCATTGGGGTTTTATATTCAGGTAATAAGGATTCCAGCTGTTTTTGTATTAGGTTTGTGGATATTTGTGCAGATATTAAATGGGATGGTCAACGGAGCAAGAGGCGGTGGGGTTGCATGGTTTGCGCATATCGGCGGATTCCTGGCTGGTATTCTGCTTGTCGGTTTATTTAAAAAAAGGGTCGAGGTATGATATCCGTTAGATCAAACCCGGGGTTCTATTGACTTTACTCAAGTATCTATTATAATATCCTGAAAAATCAGATGAAAAATTATTTTGTACCGGTAAACTTATTAATCCTGGCCTCAGCCGTTTTCTT
This Nitrospirota bacterium DNA region includes the following protein-coding sequences:
- a CDS encoding rhomboid family intramembrane serine protease; translation: MIPLKDDNPAVSFPIVTISLIVLNIIIFFYELSLGPQFSAFLDAYGAKPLYVLKMASPPGLPSPHITIFSSMFLHGSFFHVAGNMLYLWIFGNNIEDSMGHFKFIVFYLISGVIAVYIFAFMNPSSTIPMIGASGAVSGVLGAYLVLFPRAKVHTLIPLGFYIQVIRIPAVFVLGLWIFVQILNGMVNGARGGGVAWFAHIGGFLAGILLVGLFKKRVEV